CAGTTTCTCCCCGCACTTTAGTGCGGGGAGAAACTGCGGGGAGGTCTGGGATGCAATCACTCCGTTCCCACCGCCCTTTTTATTTTGCTGGTCGTTGAGTTATGCCCTACTTGCGGCAGGAGAGGTTGACGCGGAAGCTGGGATCTGGGACCGTGAAGCCCACCTTCACGCCGCGGTCTGTGCGCACCTTTTTCTCCACCTCGAGTTGGAATTTCTGGGGGGCGTAGGCCGAGACCGCGGCGGCGTCCATCTTGCTTTCGGGATAGATTTTGAACTCGTAGACCGTGCCGCCGCCCTGCAGCATCTTGGCGTAGGTTTTGGTCTGCCAGCCCTCGCGCCAGCTTTTGCTCCAGCTGTTGCCGTCGGCGAAATCGATCTCCACTGCGCCGTTGTAATTGATGCCCGCGTTGTCCATCGTCAGGGTTTCGGTGGTCCCGTTGCGGATTTCCAGCGTCACGCCCCAACCTTCGCCGTAGTACTGGTCCTGCACGCGCTGCACCTTGGTGACGCGCAGACGCCAGATGCCGTTGAACAGCCACTCGTTGACGCAGCCCTCGACGCTGGCCTTCTGGCCCGCTCCGCCCGCCCCATTGCCCTGGGCGTTGGGGCTCGCCGCGCTCCCCGTACCCAGCCGCACCACCGTGCCCGAGGTGTTCACCGCTACGCCGAGTGAGGGCAACACGCTAAGCGGCACGTAGGTCTTGCCGTTGAGAACCACCGGTTTTTCGGAGGAGGGCTTGCCGTTGACGAAGAGCGTCTGGGCCGAGGCGACGGAGGTGAGGGTGGCAATGAGCAGCAGGGTGAGGGGCGCAGTACGCATGGAGGTCTCCTTGAGGCGAGGGGAAGGCGGGAATCAGGGGTGGGGTTCGGATGGAGCCAGGGGCGCGTCCCGGTCGCGCAGGTGCAGGCCGTCGCGCTCGTCCAGAAAGTGGGAGAAATCCTGCAGGCTCCCGAAATACTGTTCTGGGCCGCCCAGCAGCGGTGACAACGCCACGCGCCAGTCTGTGGGGGAAGCGCCGTCGTTCCAGAGCCGCAGCACGTAAAACTGTTCTCGCCTCATGCCCCACCCTAGTAAGGGGGGCGTCAATTCCGCGTCAAAAGCCTGCTGGAGGCGGAGCCAATCCGGCGCAGGGGGTTTCCCAGTGAGGCTGACGTCCCCATCTTTGCGCTCCTCCGCTGTTCAGCTCGTGGTCCAGCCCTGCTCCACCTGCGTGAGGTAGGCGGCCCGTAAGGTCCGGCTCAGCCCCTGCGCCTGTACCCGGGCGCACGCCTCCGCCTCAGCGTGCAGACGGACTGCCTCTTCTCGCTGCCCCTGGCCCTCGTGCCACGCGGCCCAGAGGGTCAGGGCAGTGACCTCCTCACGCGGCAGGGCCGCCCGGATTGCCTGAAGCTCTGCCGCCTCTACGGCCTGCGTGGCCGTCCAGCCACGCAGGGAGGCCCGCAGCTGGGCCAGGTCCATCAGGGCGCGGGCCAGGGGGACGGCGGCCTCGCTCCCGGTGGTGCTCGCCCAGGTGAAGGTGGCCTTATCCTGGGTGAACAGGGCGAGTTCGGCCCGGCACTCCTCGCGCTGGGCCTCCATGCCCACCTCCTGCATCGCGGCGAGCAGGTGACGTTGGGGCGCGTCCCCCCGAATCACGCCGAGCAATGTCAGGTTGTGCGCCGTCAGTAAAATCTGGCGCGGTTCTCCCAGGGCCACGGCCGCGGCGTGGGCCTGTTCATATCTGCGGTGGGCCTCCTCCTGCTGGCCGCAGCGCCGCGCAATGTCGGCCAGGACCCCCAGGGCCGTGACGGCGGCCGGCATGGATCCCTGCGCCGTCAGCTCCAGCACCTCGCCCGCGGTGTTCCACGCCTCTCCGAAATGACCCTGTGTGTGGTGCAGGTGTGCCAGTGCCGAGAGCGCCTGGGCCTCCAGAGCGACGGCCCCGGTTTCCCGGAAGATCAGGGCCGCCTCGCGGAAGCCTTCCCCTGCGCGGGACCATCGCCCTGCACGAAGGGCAGTGGTGGCCAGGTTGTACAGCACCTGGGCCGTCATGCTGCGCGGCGCGTGGGCGCGGCTGAGCGTCAGGCAGGCCTCCTGCTGTTCCAGGGCTTCCGGCAATCGGTCCGACGTGCCGTAAACTCCGCCCAGCGAGGAATGTGCCCGCAGGCGGGTCTCGACTGTCCGGGCTTCCAGGGCGCGCAGCAGCGCCTCCTCCGCTCCGGACAAGTGGCCCTGAAAATACAGCGTAATCCCGCGCATCAGTTCGGCCTCTGCCCGCCACTCGGGTTCGCCCACCCGCAGCGCGAGGGAAAGCGCCTCTTCAGCCCAGTTCAGCGCTGTTTCCAAGTCACCGCCGGTCCGCGCCGCGCTCATCCGCTGGCGGTACAGTTGGAAGTAGAGGGCATCATCCTGAGACGCGAAGGCGAGGGCCGCGAGCTGCGCGTTCAAGACTTCCAGTTCTGCCAAGTCCCGCGTCAACTCGGCCTGGGAAAAAAGCAGACCGAGGGCCCGGGCCTGGTCAGTGACCGGGGGACTGTATTCCAGGGCGCGGCGGGCCAGGCGGGCCGCGTCTGGCGTTCCCCGAACGGCCGAGGCCGCGCGCACCAGCACCGTCCCCGCCTCGGTGGGCCGTCCAGCCCGGAGGAGGTGATCGGCCACCGCTTCGTCCGGTCCGCCGAGTTCCTCGAGCGCCTGCGCCGCTCGGCGGTGCAACACAGTCAGCACAGTGGGGGCCAGCACCGGCCTGGGAAGTTGCGCCTCCCGCAGTCTGTCCAGGTTCACCGCTACGGTCAGCGGATCTTGATCCAACATTCGGGCGAGCAGCTCGGGGCGCTCACCTCCCGCGACCTCCACCGCCTGCCGGAGCGTCAGGAGGGCCACGCCCTCCGGCTCCGCTCCGCCTGGGGGCGCGGCCAGACAGCGCGCGAGTTCCACCGTCTCGGGCAGGGGAGAAGCGTTCATCTCGCGGCGTAGCTGCTCACGCAGCGTCTCAAACTGCGAGAGGGCCTCTTGCGCCTGCCCCCGTTCGACTTCCAGGCGCATCAACTCCCGGCACGCGCTCTCGTGCAGGGGATCAAGCCGCAGCAGCAGCTTCAGCCGCTCGGCAGCCAGATCGATCTCACCCTCCGCCAGCCGGGTCAGGGCCGTATCGAACAGCAGGGTACGCCGCAGCAGAGACAGGCGCTGGCGTTCCAGCTCCAGCCATTCCACGAAGGGGTCAGGCAGATGTTCCAGACCTTCGAGCAGCGTGGCCGAGAGCGCCTCCAACGCGCGTTCACGTCCTGCAGCGTCCAGCGGGGTATCGAGAAAGGCCACGTCGGTCTGGACGTGCACCCGCAGCTGCGCCTCGTCACTCCACCACTGCGCCGCGCCCGGGAGTTTGCGCAGCAGGTAAAGGTGCTGGCGCAGGGTGGCGCTGCCCTCTCCTGGCCACA
The sequence above is a segment of the Deinococcus hopiensis KR-140 genome. Coding sequences within it:
- a CDS encoding BTAD domain-containing putative transcriptional regulator, which translates into the protein MLSLNALGVPQIRYGSQPLSVRGKPLGLLCWLALRGPASRAEATELLWPGEGSATLRQHLYLLRKLPGAAQWWSDEAQLRVHVQTDVAFLDTPLDAAGRERALEALSATLLEGLEHLPDPFVEWLELERQRLSLLRRTLLFDTALTRLAEGEIDLAAERLKLLLRLDPLHESACRELMRLEVERGQAQEALSQFETLREQLRREMNASPLPETVELARCLAAPPGGAEPEGVALLTLRQAVEVAGGERPELLARMLDQDPLTVAVNLDRLREAQLPRPVLAPTVLTVLHRRAAQALEELGGPDEAVADHLLRAGRPTEAGTVLVRAASAVRGTPDAARLARRALEYSPPVTDQARALGLLFSQAELTRDLAELEVLNAQLAALAFASQDDALYFQLYRQRMSAARTGGDLETALNWAEEALSLALRVGEPEWRAEAELMRGITLYFQGHLSGAEEALLRALEARTVETRLRAHSSLGGVYGTSDRLPEALEQQEACLTLSRAHAPRSMTAQVLYNLATTALRAGRWSRAGEGFREAALIFRETGAVALEAQALSALAHLHHTQGHFGEAWNTAGEVLELTAQGSMPAAVTALGVLADIARRCGQQEEAHRRYEQAHAAAVALGEPRQILLTAHNLTLLGVIRGDAPQRHLLAAMQEVGMEAQREECRAELALFTQDKATFTWASTTGSEAAVPLARALMDLAQLRASLRGWTATQAVEAAELQAIRAALPREEVTALTLWAAWHEGQGQREEAVRLHAEAEACARVQAQGLSRTLRAAYLTQVEQGWTTS